The following are from one region of the Erwinia billingiae Eb661 genome:
- the ltaE gene encoding low-specificity L-threonine aldolase yields the protein MIDLRSDTVTRPSQAMLSAMMAAETGDDVYGDDPTVNALEARAAQLTGKEAALFLPTGTQANLIALLCHCQRGEEYIVGQLAHNYKYEAGGAAVLGSIQPQPILAAADGTLPLDVVAQFIKPDDFHFAMTKLLSLENTHNGKVLPIAYLKDAWEFTRQHKLTLHVDGARIFNASVALGVELEALTRYCDTLTICLSKGLGTPVGSLLCGSAEYIQRGRRWRKMTGGAMRQSGILAAAGLYALEHNVARLQDDHDNAAWLAEQLKAIGVDVSRQDTNMVFVRLPDAQIEPLKAWMKQQNILISTGAVTRLVTHLDIDRHALETLVAQWKAFLAA from the coding sequence GTGATTGATTTACGCAGTGATACGGTAACCCGCCCCAGCCAGGCGATGCTTTCCGCGATGATGGCCGCAGAAACCGGGGATGATGTTTACGGCGATGACCCAACGGTCAATGCACTTGAAGCCAGGGCCGCACAGTTAACCGGCAAAGAAGCCGCCCTGTTTTTACCCACGGGCACCCAGGCTAACCTGATCGCGCTGCTGTGCCATTGTCAGCGTGGAGAGGAGTACATTGTCGGCCAGCTGGCGCATAACTATAAGTACGAGGCTGGCGGCGCCGCGGTGTTAGGCAGCATTCAGCCACAGCCGATTCTGGCGGCCGCTGACGGCACGCTTCCGCTGGATGTCGTGGCGCAGTTTATCAAGCCTGATGATTTCCACTTCGCGATGACCAAACTGCTCAGCCTTGAGAACACCCATAACGGTAAAGTCCTGCCGATTGCCTATCTGAAAGACGCCTGGGAATTCACCCGTCAGCACAAGCTAACGCTGCATGTAGACGGTGCGCGTATTTTTAACGCCAGCGTGGCACTCGGGGTTGAGCTGGAAGCCCTGACGCGCTACTGCGACACCCTGACCATCTGTCTGTCAAAAGGGCTCGGCACCCCGGTAGGTTCACTGCTGTGTGGCAGCGCCGAATACATTCAGCGCGGCCGCCGCTGGCGTAAAATGACCGGCGGCGCGATGCGTCAGTCGGGCATTCTGGCGGCTGCAGGCCTGTATGCCCTTGAACATAACGTCGCCCGTCTGCAAGACGACCATGACAATGCCGCCTGGCTGGCGGAGCAGTTAAAAGCGATTGGCGTGGATGTGTCCCGTCAGGACACCAATATGGTGTTTGTAAGGTTGCCAGACGCGCAGATTGAACCGTTGAAAGCGTGGATGAAGCAGCAGAATATCCTGATCAGCACCGGTGCGGTCACGCGTCTGGTAACCCATCTGGATATCGACCGCCACGCGCTGGAAACGCTGGTGGCGCAGTGGAAGGCGTTCCTCGCCGCGTAA
- the artM gene encoding arginine ABC transporter permease ArtM, which produces MLSYLPELLKGLHTSLTLTVASLILALVFALIFTVILSLKVPVLRLVVRGYITLFTGTPLLVQIFLIYYGPGQFPSIQAIPWLWHLLSQPWLCALLALSLNSAAYTTQLFYGAMRAIPAGQWESCAALGMNRKETLRILLPYAFKRALSSYSNEVVLVFKSTSLAYTITLMEVMGHGQLLYGRTYDVTVFAAAGLIYLCVNGLLTLMMRIIERRALAFERRN; this is translated from the coding sequence ATGTTGAGCTATTTACCCGAACTGCTGAAAGGGCTGCATACCAGTCTGACGCTGACCGTGGCATCGCTGATCCTCGCGCTGGTGTTTGCGCTGATTTTCACGGTAATTTTATCGCTGAAAGTGCCGGTACTGCGGCTGGTAGTCCGGGGCTATATCACCCTGTTTACCGGGACACCGCTGCTGGTGCAAATCTTCCTGATCTATTATGGGCCAGGACAGTTTCCGTCAATTCAGGCCATTCCCTGGTTATGGCATTTACTCTCGCAGCCCTGGCTCTGCGCGCTGCTGGCATTGTCGCTAAACAGCGCCGCCTACACCACGCAGCTTTTCTATGGCGCGATGCGGGCGATCCCTGCCGGTCAGTGGGAATCCTGTGCCGCACTGGGTATGAACCGCAAAGAAACGCTGCGCATCCTGCTGCCCTATGCCTTTAAGCGCGCCCTCTCCTCTTACTCCAATGAGGTGGTGCTGGTGTTCAAAAGTACCTCGCTGGCCTACACCATCACGCTGATGGAAGTGATGGGGCACGGTCAATTGCTGTATGGCCGCACTTATGACGTCACGGTATTTGCGGCAGCGGGCCTGATTTACCTGTGCGTAAACGGCTTACTCACCTTAATGATGCGGATAATTGAACGTCGCGCGCTGGCCTTTGAACGCAGAAACTGA
- a CDS encoding M20 peptidase aminoacylase family protein — MLKVLEHYAYLHEIPELGFQEFKTSAYISQQLKAAGYAVQDNFNGTTGIVAVLDSGVPGPTLALRADMDALGHIINGEACARHTCGHDGHSSVVLTAAQELIAEGAVKKGRLKLIFQPAEELGTGALAMIAGGAIDDVDMILGFHLRPAEECEVGTAIPAVYYSACVTIEATIRGQTAHGARPHLGINALDAGAAAVQAVNGVHMAPGKSWSAKATRFLCDAGVTNSIPDEARVVFDLRAAENEDMEVLQARVEKAVQHSVAAYGATAHIVVLKSMPAAEIDDEMTALISASIKEVLGEEALMPVRSTPGSEDFFHYAVQRPEVKSGFWGLGTGLVPGLHHPDMHFDLNSLPVGIKVFKACVKKVLG; from the coding sequence GTGTTAAAAGTTTTAGAACATTACGCTTATCTGCATGAGATCCCTGAACTGGGATTCCAGGAATTTAAAACCTCGGCCTATATCAGCCAGCAGCTTAAAGCAGCAGGTTATGCGGTGCAGGACAACTTTAATGGCACCACGGGTATCGTCGCCGTGCTGGACAGCGGCGTGCCGGGCCCTACCCTCGCTCTGCGGGCAGACATGGATGCGCTGGGCCATATCATTAATGGCGAAGCCTGTGCACGTCATACCTGTGGTCATGACGGCCATTCCTCGGTTGTGCTGACTGCGGCGCAGGAGTTGATTGCTGAAGGCGCGGTGAAAAAAGGCCGCCTGAAGCTGATCTTCCAGCCTGCAGAAGAGTTAGGCACCGGTGCGCTGGCGATGATTGCCGGCGGCGCCATCGACGATGTCGACATGATTCTGGGCTTCCACCTGCGTCCGGCAGAAGAGTGCGAAGTCGGCACAGCCATTCCGGCGGTCTATTATTCCGCCTGTGTCACCATTGAAGCGACCATCCGCGGCCAGACGGCACACGGCGCGCGCCCTCACCTTGGGATTAATGCGCTTGATGCCGGTGCCGCCGCGGTGCAGGCCGTTAATGGCGTGCATATGGCACCCGGTAAGAGCTGGAGTGCTAAAGCCACCCGCTTCCTGTGCGATGCCGGCGTGACCAACTCCATTCCCGATGAAGCCCGCGTGGTATTCGATCTTCGCGCAGCGGAAAATGAAGATATGGAGGTGTTGCAGGCGCGGGTAGAAAAAGCCGTTCAGCACAGCGTCGCCGCTTATGGCGCAACCGCGCATATCGTCGTTCTGAAATCGATGCCAGCGGCAGAGATTGATGATGAGATGACCGCGCTGATTTCGGCGTCAATCAAAGAGGTGCTGGGTGAAGAGGCGTTGATGCCGGTCCGTTCCACGCCGGGTAGCGAAGACTTCTTCCACTATGCGGTGCAGCGCCCTGAGGTCAAGTCCGGTTTCTGGGGATTAGGGACGGGATTAGTGCCGGGCCTGCATCATCCCGATATGCATTTCGACCTGAACTCGCTGCCTGTCGGCATCAAGGTGTTTAAAGCCTGCGTGAAGAAGGTCCTCGGATAG
- a CDS encoding lipoprotein, whose translation MKYQAIAALAPMALLLSACTTVQPAYKDIGTRMGPCVDGGPDSVAQQFYDLRLKEPTQGMPTAQQLAKYRPYLSDKLYATLLKANSDTTRAPELNQGDIFSSLSVGPTSASVADASTIPNTDARNIPLRVTLTRDGSKPVEWQDEVLMVREGTCWAVDDVRYNSPNPHLQGGSLSQLLLK comes from the coding sequence ATGAAATACCAAGCGATTGCTGCACTGGCTCCAATGGCGCTGCTTCTCAGTGCCTGTACCACGGTACAACCCGCGTATAAGGACATTGGTACGCGTATGGGGCCTTGCGTCGATGGCGGCCCGGATTCAGTCGCGCAGCAGTTCTATGATCTGCGCCTGAAAGAGCCGACTCAGGGAATGCCGACGGCGCAACAGCTGGCCAAATACCGCCCTTATCTCAGCGATAAACTGTATGCCACCTTGCTGAAAGCCAACAGCGACACCACTCGCGCACCTGAGTTAAATCAGGGTGATATCTTCTCAAGTTTATCGGTTGGCCCAACCTCAGCCAGCGTGGCGGATGCGTCGACCATTCCGAATACCGATGCACGCAACATTCCGCTGCGCGTGACGCTCACTCGGGATGGCAGCAAGCCGGTAGAGTGGCAGGATGAAGTGCTGATGGTGCGCGAAGGCACCTGCTGGGCAGTTGACGACGTGCGCTACAACAGCCCGAACCCGCATCTTCAGGGCGGCTCGCTCAGCCAGTTGCTGCTGAAGTAG
- the poxB gene encoding ubiquinone-dependent pyruvate dehydrogenase — protein MKQTVAALVAKTLESAGVKRIWGVTGDSLNGLSDSLNKMGTIEWMPTRHEEVAAFAAGAEAQISGELAVCAGSCGPGNLHLINGLFDCHRNRVPVLAIAAHIPSSEIGSGYFQETHPQELFRECSHYCELVSNPEQLPQVLGIAMRKAILNRGVSVVVLPGDVALKLAPEGATANWYPPLLPVVQPQATEMAKLAELLNESHNITLMCGSGCAGAHAEVVKLAETLKAPIVHALRGKEHVEYDNPYDVGMTGLIGFSSGFHAMMNADTLVLLGTQFPYRAFYPADAKIIQIDINPGSIGSHSHVDMALIGDIKTTLAALLPQLEVKQDRDFLDKALEHYVDARKELDNLATANDKQAIHPQYVAQQLSRFADDDAIFTCDVGTPTVWAARYLKMNGKRRLIGSFNHGSMANAMPQALGAQSLDKQRQVIAMCGDGGFSMLMGDFLSVAQLKLPVKLVVFNNSVLGFVAMEMKAGGYLTDGTDLENPNFAEIATACGVKGIRVERASDLDAALQEALNHDGPVLVDVVTAKDELAMPPQIKLEQAKGFSLYMLRAVINGRGDEVVELAKTNWLR, from the coding sequence ATGAAACAGACCGTAGCCGCCCTTGTGGCGAAAACGTTAGAAAGCGCCGGGGTAAAACGCATTTGGGGAGTCACCGGAGATTCCCTGAACGGGCTGAGCGACAGCCTGAACAAAATGGGCACCATCGAATGGATGCCGACCCGCCATGAAGAAGTGGCCGCCTTTGCCGCCGGTGCCGAGGCACAAATCAGCGGCGAACTGGCAGTGTGTGCCGGTTCCTGTGGCCCCGGCAACCTGCACCTGATCAACGGCTTGTTTGACTGTCACCGCAACCGCGTTCCGGTACTGGCGATTGCCGCGCATATTCCATCCAGCGAAATTGGCAGCGGCTATTTCCAGGAAACCCATCCGCAGGAACTGTTCCGCGAATGCAGCCACTACTGCGAGCTGGTCTCCAACCCGGAGCAGCTTCCGCAGGTACTGGGCATCGCCATGCGCAAAGCCATTCTTAATCGCGGTGTGTCCGTGGTGGTGCTGCCAGGTGATGTCGCGCTGAAGCTGGCGCCGGAAGGTGCGACGGCTAACTGGTATCCGCCTCTGTTGCCGGTGGTGCAACCGCAAGCCACTGAGATGGCCAAGCTGGCCGAACTGCTGAATGAGTCACATAACATCACCCTGATGTGCGGCAGCGGCTGTGCCGGCGCGCATGCGGAAGTCGTCAAGCTGGCCGAGACGCTGAAAGCGCCGATCGTTCACGCGCTGCGCGGCAAAGAGCATGTGGAATACGATAATCCTTATGACGTTGGCATGACCGGGCTGATCGGCTTCTCGTCTGGCTTCCATGCGATGATGAACGCGGACACCTTGGTATTGTTGGGTACGCAGTTCCCTTATCGGGCGTTCTATCCTGCCGATGCGAAAATCATTCAGATCGATATCAATCCGGGCAGCATTGGATCGCACAGTCACGTCGATATGGCGTTAATTGGCGATATCAAAACCACGCTCGCCGCGCTGTTACCGCAGCTGGAGGTTAAACAGGATCGCGATTTCCTTGATAAGGCGCTTGAGCATTATGTCGATGCGCGTAAAGAGCTGGATAATCTGGCAACCGCCAATGATAAACAGGCGATTCATCCACAATATGTGGCCCAGCAGTTGAGTCGCTTTGCCGACGACGACGCCATATTTACCTGTGACGTGGGAACGCCGACCGTCTGGGCCGCACGCTATCTGAAGATGAACGGTAAACGCCGGCTGATTGGCTCCTTTAACCATGGCTCGATGGCTAACGCCATGCCGCAGGCGCTGGGGGCGCAGTCGCTGGACAAGCAGCGTCAGGTGATAGCGATGTGTGGCGATGGCGGTTTCAGTATGCTGATGGGCGATTTCCTCTCGGTTGCTCAGCTCAAACTGCCGGTAAAACTGGTGGTGTTCAACAACAGCGTCCTCGGCTTTGTGGCGATGGAGATGAAGGCCGGCGGTTATCTGACTGACGGTACCGACCTGGAAAATCCGAATTTTGCGGAGATTGCCACCGCCTGTGGGGTGAAAGGGATCCGCGTGGAGCGCGCGTCAGACCTTGATGCAGCCCTGCAGGAAGCGCTGAATCACGATGGTCCGGTGCTGGTTGATGTGGTGACCGCCAAAGATGAGCTGGCCATGCCGCCGCAAATCAAGCTGGAGCAGGCGAAAGGCTTCAGCCTGTATATGCTGCGGGCGGTGATCAATGGCCGTGGTGACGAAGTGGTTGAACTGGCAAAAACCAACTGGCTGCGGTAA
- a CDS encoding transporter substrate-binding domain-containing protein → MLKFVFTLLLTSICACAQAAEPLRFASNANNPPFEFLTAENQLVGFDIDLAKALCDRMQKQCIFTNNTFERLLPSLKFRRYDAIISGLDITDERKKTVEFTQPYFMNSGTLVARAGLYSNIEQLKGKRIGIGAETTQQAYLMTAWPEIITVAYDNYQNALLDIRNGRLDGIFGDTLAVKELLKTNPHLAKVGDPITDSRFFGSGLGIAVRKGNTELRDSLNQALQSLKDDGTLEKLRQRWFGAAA, encoded by the coding sequence ATGCTTAAGTTTGTTTTTACCCTTCTACTGACCTCGATATGTGCCTGTGCTCAGGCAGCGGAACCGCTGCGTTTTGCTTCTAACGCTAACAATCCTCCCTTTGAATTTCTTACTGCTGAAAATCAGCTGGTCGGATTCGATATCGATCTGGCGAAAGCCCTGTGCGACCGGATGCAAAAGCAGTGTATTTTTACCAATAACACCTTCGAACGCCTGCTGCCGTCATTAAAGTTCCGCCGTTATGATGCGATCATTTCCGGTCTGGATATCACCGATGAGCGTAAGAAAACGGTCGAGTTTACCCAGCCTTATTTTATGAATTCGGGCACGCTGGTCGCCAGGGCGGGTCTGTACAGCAATATTGAACAGCTGAAAGGTAAGCGTATCGGTATCGGTGCGGAAACCACTCAGCAGGCCTATTTAATGACGGCCTGGCCTGAGATCATTACCGTCGCCTACGACAATTATCAGAATGCCTTACTGGATATTCGTAACGGCAGGCTGGATGGCATTTTTGGCGACACGCTGGCGGTGAAGGAATTACTGAAAACCAATCCACATCTGGCCAAAGTCGGCGATCCGATCACCGATAGCCGCTTCTTTGGTTCAGGATTGGGGATTGCCGTGCGCAAAGGCAACACCGAGCTGCGTGACAGCCTGAATCAAGCCCTGCAAAGCCTGAAAGACGATGGCACGCTGGAAAAGCTTCGCCAACGCTGGTTTGGCGCAGCGGCTTAG
- the artJ gene encoding arginine ABC transporter substrate-binding protein — MKKVVLAALLAGLSLSASAAQTIRFATEASYPPFEFVDSDNKIQGFDVDLANALCREMNATCTFTNQAFDSLIPSLKFRRFDAVMAGMDITPEREKQVLFSKAYYDNSALFIAQKGKVASVDALKGKRVGVQNGTTHQKYLTEKMTGVNAVPYDSYQNAILDLKNGRIDAVFGDTAVVNEWLKQNANLAPVGEKVTDKAYFGTGLGIAVRQGNAELQGQFNTALDKVKADGTYKTIYSKWFQQ; from the coding sequence ATGAAAAAAGTCGTACTTGCCGCACTGTTAGCGGGTTTAAGCCTGAGCGCGAGCGCCGCGCAGACCATTCGTTTTGCTACCGAAGCCTCTTATCCTCCGTTTGAATTTGTCGATTCCGATAACAAAATTCAGGGCTTTGATGTCGATCTGGCTAACGCGCTGTGCCGTGAAATGAACGCAACCTGTACCTTCACTAACCAGGCGTTCGACAGCCTGATCCCAAGCCTGAAATTCCGTCGTTTTGACGCGGTAATGGCCGGCATGGACATCACGCCTGAGCGTGAGAAACAGGTTCTGTTCTCCAAAGCTTACTATGACAACTCTGCTCTGTTTATTGCGCAGAAAGGCAAAGTGGCTTCGGTTGATGCGTTGAAAGGCAAACGTGTTGGCGTACAGAACGGCACCACGCATCAGAAATACCTGACCGAAAAAATGACCGGCGTGAATGCCGTTCCTTACGACAGCTATCAGAATGCGATCCTCGACCTGAAAAATGGCCGTATCGATGCGGTATTCGGTGACACCGCAGTGGTGAACGAATGGCTGAAGCAGAACGCAAACCTGGCACCAGTGGGCGAGAAAGTGACGGATAAGGCTTACTTCGGCACCGGTTTGGGCATCGCGGTTCGTCAGGGTAACGCCGAGTTGCAGGGCCAGTTCAACACCGCACTGGACAAAGTGAAGGCTGACGGCACCTACAAAACCATCTACAGCAAATGGTTCCAGCAGTAA
- the potI gene encoding putrescine ABC transporter permease PotI yields the protein MTTLPTIRSPWRTAILVVCFFFLYAPMALLVIYSFNSSQLAAWESFSLHWYNVLFHDDAMISAVTLSLSIAALAATAASVLGTIAAVIIVRFGRFKGSTGFAFMLTAPLVMPDVITGLSLLLLFVAMANTFGWPADRGMLTIWLAHVTFCTAYVAVVINSRLRELDRSIEEAAMDLGATPLKVFFVITVPMIAPAIVTGWLLAFTLSLDDLVISSFVTGPGATTLPMQIFATVRRGVNPEINALASLILFVVGIVGFIAWRFMAHEEKQRLRDIQKARGG from the coding sequence ATGACTACCTTACCCACCATTCGTTCTCCATGGCGCACGGCGATCCTCGTGGTGTGCTTCTTCTTCCTGTATGCGCCGATGGCGTTGCTGGTGATCTATTCGTTTAACTCCTCGCAACTGGCGGCATGGGAGAGTTTCTCCCTGCACTGGTATAACGTGTTGTTCCATGATGATGCGATGATCAGCGCGGTGACCCTGAGCCTGAGCATTGCCGCGCTGGCGGCAACGGCGGCGTCGGTCCTGGGCACCATTGCGGCGGTGATTATCGTGCGGTTTGGTCGCTTTAAAGGCTCAACCGGATTTGCGTTTATGCTGACCGCACCATTGGTGATGCCCGATGTGATCACCGGCCTGTCGTTACTGCTGCTGTTTGTTGCGATGGCCAATACCTTTGGCTGGCCTGCCGACCGCGGAATGCTGACTATCTGGCTGGCGCACGTCACCTTCTGTACCGCTTATGTGGCGGTGGTGATCAACTCGCGTCTGCGCGAGCTTGACCGCTCCATTGAAGAAGCGGCGATGGATTTGGGTGCCACACCGTTGAAGGTGTTCTTTGTGATTACCGTTCCGATGATCGCCCCGGCGATTGTCACCGGCTGGCTGCTGGCCTTTACGCTGTCGCTGGATGACCTGGTAATTTCCAGCTTTGTCACCGGGCCAGGTGCCACCACCTTGCCGATGCAGATCTTTGCAACGGTTCGCCGTGGCGTGAACCCGGAAATCAACGCGCTGGCGTCGTTAATCCTTTTTGTGGTGGGCATCGTGGGCTTTATCGCCTGGCGCTTTATGGCGCACGAAGAGAAGCAGCGGCTGCGTGATATTCAAAAGGCGCGAGGCGGTTAA
- a CDS encoding N-acetylmuramoyl-L-alanine amidase produces MMRLLILAVFSLLLSACGSSGFESHSGYTVDTRHPAYGARPRIKVLVIHYTAEDFPSSLATLTDRDVSAHYLIPAKPVEKAHQPVVFRLVPESQLAWHAGPSFWRGASRLNDTSIGIELENQGYRRTSAGQIWYPFAPSQIAALAPLARDIVQRYNILPQDVVGHSDIAPQRKQDPGPLFPWQWLAEQGIGAWPDAGRVSFYLAGRPPEQPVDHAHLLTLLSLYGYQASPEMTADEQRKVIAAFQMHFRPANYLGLPDAETEATVRALLEKYGEG; encoded by the coding sequence ATGATGCGTCTGTTGATATTGGCAGTTTTTTCGCTGCTGCTGAGCGCCTGTGGTTCATCAGGCTTCGAGTCGCATTCCGGCTACACCGTTGATACCCGCCATCCCGCGTATGGCGCCCGTCCCCGTATTAAGGTGCTGGTGATCCACTACACCGCGGAAGATTTCCCCAGCTCGCTGGCTACGCTCACCGATCGTGACGTAAGCGCACACTACCTGATTCCGGCGAAACCGGTGGAGAAAGCACATCAGCCGGTGGTGTTTCGTCTGGTACCGGAATCACAGCTTGCCTGGCATGCGGGCCCCAGCTTCTGGCGGGGAGCCTCCCGATTAAATGACACCTCGATCGGCATCGAGCTGGAGAATCAGGGCTACAGGCGAACGTCTGCTGGCCAAATCTGGTACCCGTTTGCGCCGTCACAGATTGCGGCGCTGGCCCCGCTGGCCAGAGATATCGTACAGCGTTACAACATCCTGCCGCAGGATGTTGTTGGGCACAGCGATATCGCCCCGCAGCGTAAGCAGGATCCTGGCCCACTATTCCCCTGGCAATGGCTGGCAGAGCAGGGGATAGGCGCCTGGCCGGATGCCGGACGGGTCAGTTTTTATCTGGCAGGCAGGCCGCCGGAGCAACCGGTCGATCACGCCCATTTGCTGACGCTGCTTTCGCTTTATGGTTATCAGGCCAGTCCGGAGATGACGGCAGACGAACAGCGTAAGGTGATCGCGGCTTTCCAGATGCATTTCCGCCCCGCAAATTATTTAGGGCTGCCGGATGCGGAAACGGAAGCGACGGTGAGAGCGTTGCTGGAAAAGTACGGCGAAGGTTAG
- a CDS encoding YbjO family protein — protein sequence MSEVFREGKAVLKSPSSIPVAVLVAGIAAIATRVLGVALQVHDLGLAEVMSFVYRSAQAWNSTLIFIASQLIFFFELRCAVAMMHGKNWGRWGFVISQITVLIYMFCASMGWIYPELFSVSGENNLQIIHLLISQKLPDLLIILLLFMPESSRRFFRQH from the coding sequence ATGTCAGAGGTGTTCAGAGAGGGTAAAGCAGTCCTGAAATCACCGTCTTCAATCCCTGTGGCGGTGCTGGTGGCGGGCATCGCGGCGATCGCTACGCGCGTACTCGGCGTGGCCTTGCAGGTGCATGACTTAGGTCTGGCAGAAGTCATGAGCTTTGTTTATCGCAGTGCTCAGGCGTGGAACTCGACGTTGATTTTTATCGCCAGCCAGCTGATCTTCTTTTTTGAGCTGCGTTGCGCGGTTGCGATGATGCATGGGAAAAACTGGGGACGCTGGGGCTTTGTGATTTCTCAAATCACCGTGTTGATCTATATGTTTTGCGCGTCGATGGGCTGGATCTATCCTGAACTGTTCAGCGTCAGTGGCGAGAACAACCTGCAAATTATTCATCTGCTGATCTCGCAGAAGTTGCCCGATCTGCTGATTATCCTGCTGCTGTTTATGCCTGAAAGCAGCCGGCGATTTTTTAGGCAGCACTGA
- the artP gene encoding arginine ABC transporter ATP-binding protein ArtP, which yields MSIQLNGINCFYGAHQALFDIQLACPEGETLVLLGPSGAGKSSLLRVLNLLEMPRSGTLSIAGHQIDFSKTPSDAAIRELRQNVGMVFQQYNLWPHLTVMQNLIEAPCRVLGLSKDQAHARAGKLLDRLRLTTFADRYPLHLSGGQQQRVAIARALMMEPAVLLFDEPTAALDPEITAQIVSIIQELAQTNITQVIVTHEVEVARKTASRVVYMENGYVVEQGDASRFTQPQTDAFANYLSH from the coding sequence ATGAGTATTCAACTAAACGGTATTAACTGCTTTTATGGTGCCCATCAGGCACTGTTCGACATTCAACTGGCGTGCCCTGAGGGCGAAACGCTGGTTCTGCTGGGTCCAAGCGGTGCCGGTAAGAGCTCTCTGCTGCGCGTTCTCAATTTGCTTGAGATGCCGCGTTCCGGCACGTTGAGCATTGCGGGACATCAAATCGACTTCAGTAAAACCCCGTCAGACGCGGCCATCCGCGAGCTGCGTCAAAACGTGGGTATGGTCTTCCAGCAATATAATCTCTGGCCGCACCTGACGGTGATGCAGAACCTGATCGAAGCGCCCTGCCGCGTGCTGGGGCTGAGCAAAGATCAGGCCCATGCCCGCGCCGGAAAACTACTGGATCGCCTGCGCCTGACCACATTCGCCGACCGCTATCCTTTGCACCTTTCCGGCGGCCAACAGCAACGCGTGGCGATAGCCAGAGCGTTAATGATGGAGCCGGCGGTGTTGCTGTTCGATGAGCCCACCGCCGCGCTTGATCCGGAAATTACGGCCCAGATCGTGTCGATCATTCAGGAACTGGCGCAGACCAACATCACCCAGGTCATCGTGACGCACGAAGTGGAAGTGGCGCGTAAAACCGCCAGCCGCGTGGTGTACATGGAGAACGGTTACGTGGTCGAACAGGGTGATGCCAGCCGCTTTACACAGCCGCAAACCGACGCGTTTGCCAATTATCTATCGCACTAA
- the artQ gene encoding arginine ABC transporter permease ArtQ, translating into MNELTPLASAAGMTVGLAVSALVVGLILAMIFAAWESARWRPVAWLGTGLVTLFRGLPEILVVLFVYFGASQLLLTLSDGFTVNLGLFSFPVQVNIQNFDVSPFLCGVIALSILYASYASQTLRGALKAVPVGQWESGQALGMKTPAIFFRLILPQMWRHALPGLGNQWLVLLKDTALVSLISVNDIMLQTKSIAARTQEPFTWYLMAAAIYLVITLLSQQVLKRIDARATRFEQGNT; encoded by the coding sequence ATGAATGAACTCACTCCTTTAGCAAGCGCCGCCGGCATGACCGTCGGTCTTGCCGTTTCTGCACTGGTCGTTGGGCTGATTCTGGCGATGATTTTCGCCGCCTGGGAATCGGCCCGCTGGCGTCCGGTCGCCTGGCTGGGAACCGGTCTGGTCACGCTATTCCGTGGCCTGCCGGAGATCCTGGTGGTGCTGTTCGTCTATTTTGGTGCCTCGCAACTGCTGCTGACCCTGTCCGATGGTTTCACCGTCAATCTGGGGCTGTTCAGCTTCCCGGTGCAGGTGAATATTCAGAACTTCGACGTCAGCCCGTTTCTTTGCGGGGTGATCGCCCTGTCGATCCTCTACGCCTCCTACGCTTCTCAGACCCTTCGCGGCGCGCTGAAAGCGGTCCCTGTGGGGCAGTGGGAATCGGGACAGGCGCTGGGCATGAAAACCCCGGCCATTTTCTTCCGCCTGATCCTGCCGCAGATGTGGCGTCATGCCCTGCCAGGCTTGGGTAATCAGTGGCTGGTCCTGCTGAAAGACACGGCGCTGGTCTCGCTGATCAGCGTGAACGATATTATGTTGCAAACCAAAAGCATCGCGGCCCGCACGCAGGAGCCGTTTACCTGGTATCTGATGGCCGCGGCCATCTATCTGGTGATCACCTTATTGAGCCAGCAGGTGCTGAAGCGTATTGATGCCCGTGCGACCCGTTTTGAGCAGGGGAATACCTGA